The sequence AATATGAGACCCAGCGCCCTGCGGCTGAACATCTTGAAGCCGCACTGCGTGTCGCTGAAAGGGAGCCAGAACAGCATCGAGGTGTAGAGCCTGAATGCGGTCGAGGCGAAGCGGCGGTACGGCCCCTGAGGCACCGGCAGGACCGAGGCCGGCAGATAGCGCGACGATATCACCATGTCGTAACCCTGGCGCATGACATCCATGAACCGGTTCACCGCCTCCAGCGAGATGGGGCCGTCCGCGTCCATGAAGAGGACGCATTCGCCCCTCGCAGCGGCGAGGCCGCGTCGCACGGTGTAGCCTTTGCCGCGGTTCCTTTTGTTTTTGAGGACCGCAAGGCCTGGGATGCCGGAGGCCATCGCAACGGCTGCGGTGTCGTCGCGGCTGCCGTCGTCCACGACTATGATCTCGGCGTCGATCTTCGCAGCCTCGAGATAGT is a genomic window of Pseudomonadota bacterium containing:
- a CDS encoding glycosyltransferase family 2 protein → MIPAYNEESRIGPAMAALRDYLEAAKIDAEIIVVDDGSRDDTAAVAMASGIPGLAVLKNKRNRGKGYTVRRGLAAARGECVLFMDADGPISLEAVNRFMDVMRQGYDMVISSRYLPASVLPVPQGPYRRFASTAFRLYTSMLFWLPFSDTQCGFKMFSRRALGLILPHAREDGFIFDVELLHLAKRAGLRIGEEPVTWTDHAGSKVGLFNGPIKMALDLMRLRLRTALR